One genomic region from Nymphaea colorata isolate Beijing-Zhang1983 chromosome 10, ASM883128v2, whole genome shotgun sequence encodes:
- the LOC116262277 gene encoding uncharacterized protein LOC116262277 isoform X1 — MSKITKWKSEKIKVKVVFRLQFHATHVPQAGWDKLFVSFIPMDTGKVTAKTTKANVRNGNCKWSDPVYETTRLLQDHGNKKYDDKLYKLVVAMGSSRSSILGDATINLADYADAGKPVSISLPLQGCTFGTVLHVTVQLLTSKTGFREFEQQRELRERGIQMLTGSGIQHETDSKVAVFSEPSNRQNEKASAKVRVKSDGGFPTLEAEGEMNEDIADSVVNADGSSCTSESLYTEKHDNSSTHENESLKSTVSGDMGHLSNNQITGLENVGVSVHQLMPQGSADWVHGWCSNISLYNDSAAVYEENSKLRACLEAAQSSILDLKLEVSTLNAQTHEMVSETQNLAEQLVVEIASGEELARTISSLKLECAKFKDDFEKAKLHNGNNKAVGPLVYANEKIGRISAQYGQYNLLGVQNKYGQPGNVSSIVKLKMISPLESSDFFTNDSEADWLQNLFLLEDKIKIIKDKACLQNLESDLGLVADLESLEHLILGLRHSGQNLVHSLNAGLMTKSDLHDPVKGPESTSLLEKTSGVAQFQKSEGIPDNIFHHTGVLSMANVKQCHRQGFFHCSNVSNSMPVELGHDIFIEMKEKINGLSKELDESQAENSNLTKKMDQMECYYETLIHQLEESQQRMLAELQAVKDAHSSCIYTIATLESEARKLQKENDERFSKFLAEKHALSSVNLELENRALISEMALARLRQNYSLSVDQLLKDLETLSFQVLSMYETNEDLSRQPFTDAAQPSLERSNDEQSEETCSPLVKFDSINTLLKAQHITKRYGTQADAFLIDKSQKSSLQAKTVSLESEGHVAVKECHGAESKDAYFNSSGVQYLEGTYKDKHYKLSKSEEDREVDNAHLVALNRRNGDLMPRLEQLSSEQTLLADEAILVGKHLKGLSANNLFGCQKDEVCVPGDFSRSGSDSLLADKVEILEYQSENKELKRRMSELDFLLEETKHSLFLQGNLQQKSENKLKEMEMLNLYLEIFSLVLLETARGAQSEIMVMQAKHDELIRQLQQSTSLKELLIIKLQAASDHVKVLQENEAKCDVRCDELILKYNFVENNLQDLLKEKNVLIQKLKDSEMRIIDLVDFKHNYDACTVENEEMKHLLEKEKWEKVNLQNEILSLKSYLKTLRLDLDKELSIRADREKTVASLQYRLESLRRKMSSFNESIVGGVTGTNTSKEFNGKDIEEAFSHLEQLQQEACGKFLQLSEEKKDTENKLGHLESQITMIKEKAEADAKILVKKLEASSANSEKVHGELAEMTKKYMLATEAGKTLLQEKTKLLEELSGVKMEMQSVFKEKNILAQKVSSSESAAEELNQTKVILNDCISENKGLKFSLQSANEESIKQVTELACLKETLRCLQDELQSVGGSKEKLETELANLASQLNEKQHMDLKRQAELEFLLEETKVSLTLKEELLQKMGHEMAEKERLNVYSEIFSLVLHETLTGTHAGSMSLKEKNEELTRQLGHAIESKDLLMLKLQTALATIEALQENVAKSMAKYDDLILQNTALEEKMHCVVEENSHFAERFKECEVMAVEALSYRQKYDICNAEKEKMQNLFEKENLQRVTLQNEAILLKESLKTLKLNLDKESSKRYDQEKLLAFLEGRLQELRRKMIFFGEGTIETAGTDLSTELHGEDMRTIVSYIEELLHKALEKFLQFHREKEESEERWNIAQTSLKHAESQHLLVKEKSEMDVKILTAKLDESNSKLEQLHSELVDITSKYKIASEMEEKHVEEKRELSAEISNLKVELQSVTEDNKNLLLKLFSLENSIEELENYRKMLDNYTSENRSLSSSLQIARDESIQHMRKLDCLKARIQELGRKMFSFGDSNPVETATGLPKEFDCQDIETAICHVEELHHKALEKFLQCYQEKKESEEQRDFAQKSLKNAESQLLLVKEKSEIDMQILFSKLEESNAKLEQLHAELTDMSAKYKVASEMDVKHVKENMILAAQLSDLKVVLQSVTEEKENLLQKVFTLENSFKEEIENTKQILNDYILEKERLSISLQTARDESVQQIKEMNCLNGRLQELRRKLFFFGESSVVETNAIDLPRELDCQDAEAVISDVEKLQHKALEKFLQCYQKKKESEEERDLAQRSLKHVESQLLLLKEKSEMDMKVLVVNRDESNARLEQLHAELTDMTSKYMVASEIEEKLTEENRKLSVELSDMKVMLQSITVENKNLLQKIFSLENSSYVEIENHKKILNDYISDNKNLSISLQIARDEAVQQMRDLNSLKEHCKCLEDELHCVRESKDQLEAAFAHLTLELNEKHEQMVSFSEQKAELMQLRKQVSDLLVENSNMRDLLLHSEECQGKLREDIKYAESKLCDLENNMVIAQESLLKADIEVIFLKSQLHSKIAELCNQIAALENHQMKLHLKLQATGMALDDQMANEAQSLAQNAHLTLDLLSSRSELNMSAGEGFRDVSNDQPNVERFKNDSEIEHLNGIVMCLEEEAEVLRSSRDELDITNLIFVTKLDELNNHIACLNEYGDELNKLRIQHSELSQRLSEQVLKTEEFRNLSICLQELKPRTESSQVNERKTADGPSVASQESLRIAFIREQCETKLQDLRSQLHLSRKHGEELLLKLQIALDELEARKKSEAICMRKNEDLSARVLELEAELQSLLDNMREKVKDNNQLNTELEVSRLSLICCKEEKENLEISLQEYQNQRMKLLLELSSAKEKLKACAACKSQQGLSAGEGLHGKQIYSSYNGTSSTNPLNSSNKDPLHGEDFVAAQALLNEETNPFPLGNAELKGTSPENSRLLLVNKGRQADEDREELEPANRHIQEKNLFSSMERLQKELEKMKNENLAPLLDQNGHQTDMVYEERFQREVSQLNVANEQLGRIFPRFNEFLESGNALERVLALEIELAEALKSKKKDERHFQSSFLKQHHDEEAICKSFRDINELIKDMLELKKKNATVETELKEMHNRYSQLSVQFAEVEGERQKLVMTLKNIRTTRKA, encoded by the exons ATGTCAAAAATCACGAAGTGGAAGTCTGAGAAGATAAAAGTGAAAGTTGTTTTTCGCTTGCAATTTCATGCTACTCAT gtTCCACAGGCAGGATGGGACAAGTTGTTCGTGTCCTTCATACCTATGGACACTGGAAAAGTGACGGCCAAAACAACTAAAGCAAATGTCCGGAATgggaattgcaaatggtcaGATCCAGTCTATGAAACCACAAGGCTACTCCAAGATCATGGAAACAAGAAATATGATGATAAATTATACAAACTGGTGGTGGCAATG GGCTCTTCCCGGTCCAGTATCCTTGGGGATGCTACCATCAATCTTGCTGATTATGCGGATGCAGGAAAACCTGTTTCTATTTCTTTGCCTCTTCAAGGATGCACGTTTGGAACTGTTTTGCAT GTCACAGTCCAGCTGCTTACTTCCAAAACTGGGTTCAG AGAATTTGAGCAGCAACGGGAGCTTAGAGAAAGAGGAATTCAGATGCTTACTGGTTCAGGCATTCAGCATGAAACAGATAGTAAAGTAGCAGTGTTCTCAGAACCCTCCAATCGTCAGAATGAAAAG GCAAGTGCAAAAGTCAGAGTCAAATCAGATGGAGGTTTTCCAACACTTGAAGCGGAAGGAGAGATGAATGAAGACATTGCAGATTCAGTAGTCAATGCTGATGGATCATCATGTACTTCAGAAAGCTTGTATACAGAGAAACACGATAATTCTAGCACCCATGAAAATGAGAGTCTCAAGAGCACAGTATCCGGTGATATGGGGCATCTCTCTAATAACCAGATTACTGGCCTTGAAAATGTGGGAGTAAGTGTTCATCAGCTCATGCCACAAGGGAGTGCTGATTGGGTTCATGGTTGGTGTTCAAACATTTCTCTGTATAATGATTCAGCTGCTGTGTATGAAGAGAATAGTAAACTCAGAGCATGCTTGGAGGCTGCTCAGTCCTCCATCTTGGATCTTAAGCTTGAAGTAAGCACTTTAAATGCTCAAACTCATGAAATGGTTTCAGAAACACAAAATCTTGCTGAGCAGCTGGTTGTAGAAATAGCGTCGGGAGAAGAATTGGCAAGAACAATTTCTTCCCTAAAACTTGAGTGTGCCAAATTCAAAGATGACTTTGAAAAAGCCAAATTGCACAATGGAAATAACAAAGCTGTTGGACCATTGGtatatgcaaatgaaaaaattgggaGAATCAGTGCACAATATGGACAATATAACTTGTTGGGCGTGCAAAATAAGTATGGCCAACCAGGTAATGTATCATCTATTGTTAAGCTTAAGATGATTTCTCCTTTAGAAAGTTCTGACTTCTTTACAAATGATTCAGAGGCAGATTGGCTGCAGAATCTGTTTCTTTTGGaagataaaatcaaaattatcaAAGACAAGGCATGTCTCCAAAACTTGGAAAGTGACCTTGGGCTTGTTGCTGACTTGGAGTCTCTGGAGCATCTCATTCTCGGTCTTAGACACAGTGGTCAAAATTTGGTTCATTCTCTGAATGCTGGACTGATGACTAAATCAGATCTTCATGACCCTGTAAAAGGGCCAGAGAGTACTTCACTTTTGGAGAAAACTTCTGGGGTGGCTCAGTTTCAGAAATCTGAAGGAATACCAGATAACATTTTTCATCACACGGGTGTCCTTTCAATGGCAAATGTAAAACAATGTCACAGACAAGGTTTCTTTCACTGTTCTAATGTATCGAACAGCATGCCGGTGGAACTTGGTCATGACATCTttattgaaatgaaagaaaagataaacGGGCTCTCTAAAGAGTTGGATGAGTCTCAAGCTGAGAATAGCAATCTCACaaagaaaatggatcagatGGAGTGTTACTATGAAACACTTATTCATCAACTTGAAGAAAGCCAGCAGCGAATGCTTGCAGAACTACAGGCGGTCAAGGATGCTCATTCTTCTTGCATCTACACAATTGCTACTTTAGAAAGTGAAGCCCGGAAACTGCAAAAAGAGAATGATGAGCGGTTCAGTAAGTTTCTAGCAGAAAAACATGCACTAAGTTCAGTTAACTTGGAACTCGAGAATAGGGCTCTTATATCTGAAATGGCACTTGCAAGGCTCAGGCAGAATTATTCTCTTTCAGTAGATCAGCTACTAAAGGACCTTGAGACACTTTCATTCCAGGTTTTGTCAATGTATGAGACGAATGAAGACCTTTCTAGACAACCATTTACTGATGCAGCTCAACCATCCTTGGAAAGAAGCAATGATGAGCAGTCAGAAGAAACGTGTTCCCCTCTGGTTAAGTTTGACTCCATCAACACTTTATTGAAGGCACAACATATAACCAAAAGGTATGGAACTCAGGCTGATGCTTTTCTCATAGATAAGAGCCAAAAAAGTTCATTGCAAGCAAAAACTGTAAGTCTGGAATCTGAGGGTCACGTGGCAGTGAAAGAATGTCATGGTGCAGAAAGTAAAGATGCTTATTTCAACTCATCTGGAGTCCAATACTTGGAAGGAACTTATAAAGATAAGCATTACAAATTGTCAAAGTCGGAAGAAGATAGAGAGGTGGATAATGCTCACTTGGTTGCATTGAATAGAAGGAATGGTGACTTGATGCCCCGTCTAGAGCAGCTTAGTTCAGAGCAAACTCTACTTGCAGATGAAGCCATCTTAGTAGGAAAGCATCTTAAAGGTTTATCTGCAAATAATTTGTTCGGCTGTCAGAAAGATGAAGTATGTGTACCTGGTGACTTTTCTAGGTCTGGTTCAGATTCTCTATTAGCTGACAAAGTTGAAATACTGGAGTATCAGTCAGAAAATAAAGAGCTTAAGAGAAGGATGTCTGAGCTAGACTTCCTTTTAGAAGAGACAAAACATTCACTTTTCTTGCAGGGAAATCTCCAGCAGAAGTCCGAAAACAAACTGAAAGAGATGGAAATGCTGAACTTGTACTTGGAAATATTTTCTCTTGTATTACTGGAAACTGCACGTGGAGCACAATCCGAGATCATGGTGATGCAGGCAAAGCATGATGAACTTATTAGGCAGCTTCAACAATCTACAAGCCTAAAGGAGCTTTTGATTATTAAGTTGCAGGCTGCATCTGACCATGTCAAAGTACTCCAGGAAAATGAGGCAAAGTGTGATGTTAGATGCGACGAATTGATCCTAAAATATAACTTTGTTGAGAACAATTTACAGgatcttttaaaagaaaagaatgttcTCATTCAAAAGCTCAAGGACTCCGAGATGAGGATCATAGATTTGGTCGACTTCAAACACAATTATGATGCCTGCACTGTAGAGAACGAAGAAATGAAACATTtgttagaaaaggaaaagtggGAAAAGGTCAATCTTCAAAATGAGATTCTCTCATTGAAAAGTTACTTGAAAACTTTAAGACTAGATCTAGATAAGGAGTTGTCCATACGAGCTGACAGGGAGAAAACAGTTGCTTCCTTGCAATATAGGTTGGAAAGTTTAAGGAGAAAAATGTCTTCATTCAATGAAAGCATAGTAGGTGGAGTGACTGGCACCAACACATCAAAGGAGTTCAATGGCAAGGACATTGAGGAAGCCTTCTCCCACTTGGAACAACTTCAGCAGGAAGCTTGTGGAAAGTTTCTTCAACTTTCTGAAGAAAAGAAGGATACTGAGAATAAACTTGGACATTTAGAATCTCAGATTACAATGATAAAAGAGAAGGCTGAAGCAGATGCTAAAATACTGGTGAAAAAGTTGGAAGCATCCAGTGCAAATTCAGAAAAAGTCCATGGAGAACTAGCTGAAATGACCAAGAAGTATATGCTTGCAACTGAAGCAGGAAAAACCCTTTTGCAGGAGAAAACAAAACTCTTGGAGGAGCTTTCAGGCGTAAAGATGGAGATGCAATCTGTTTTCAAGGAAAAGAACATCCTTGCGCAGAAAGTATCGAGTTCTGAAAGTGCTGCTGAGGAGCTTAATCAGACTAAGGTGATTCTTAATGATTGTATTTCAGAAAACAAGGGTTTAAAATTTTCTCTCCAGTCTGCAAATGAAGAGTCAATCAAGCAGGTGACGGAACTGGCTTGCTTGAAAGAAACTTTGAGATGTTTGCAGGATGAGCTGCAGAGTGTAGGAGGCtccaaagaaaaacttgaaactgAACTTGCAAATCTTGCTTCCCAGTTGAATGAGAAACAACATATGGATCTGAAGAGGCAGGCTGAGCTGGAGTTTCTTTTGGAAGAAACAAAGGTTTCACTGACCCTGAAGGAAGAGCTGCTACAAAAGATGGGCCATGAAATGGCTGAGAAGGAAAGACTAAATGTGTACTCGGAGATTTTTTCCTTGGTGTTACATGAAACACTCACAGGGACACATGCTGGTAGTATGagcttgaaagaaaaaaatgaagaacttacAAGGCAGCTTGGGCACGCCATTGAATCAAAAGACCTACTGATGCTTAAGTTACAAACTGCATTGGCTACTATTGAAGCACTGCAGGAAAATGTGGCAAAAAGCATGGCTAAATATGATGACTTGATTTTACAAAATACTGCTCTTGAAGAGAAAATGCATTGTGTTGTAGAGGAAAATAGTCATTTTGCTGAAAGGTTCAAGGAATGTGAGGTCATGGCTGTAGAAGCCCTTAGCTACAGACAGAAATACGATATTTGTaatgcagaaaaggaaaaaatgcagaACTTATTCgaaaaagaaaatctgcaaAGAGTTACCCTTCAAAATGAGGCCATCTTATTGAAGGAGAGCttgaaaactttgaaacttAATTTGGACAAAGAGTCCTCTAAAAGATATGACCAGGAGAAACTATTGGCTTTTCTAGAAGGTAGGCTGCAGGAACTGAGGAGGAAAATGATTTTCTTTGGAGAGGGTACTATTGAAACAGCTGGTACTGACTTGTCAACGGAGTTGCACGGTGAGGATATGAGAACAATTGTTTCTTATATTGAAGAGCTTCTTCATAAAGCTCTTGAAAAGTTTCTCCAGTTCCATAGGGAGAAGGAGGAATCTGAGGAACGGTGGAATATTGCTCAAACGTCATTAAAGCATGCAGAATCCCAGCATTTGCTTGTGAAAGAGAAATCTGAAATGGATGTAAAGATCCTAACTGCAAAGTTAGATGAATCTAATTCCAAACTAGAGCAGCTCCATTCAGAATTAGTTGATATAACTAGCAAATATAAAATTGCAtcagaaatggaagaaaaacatgTTGAAGAGAAAAGGGAACTTTCTGCAGAAATTTCAAACCTGAAAGTTGAACTGCAATCTGTTACAGAGGACAATAAGAACCTTTTACTGAAACTGTTTAGTTTAGAGAATTCTATTGAAGAGCTTGAGAACTACAGAAAGATGCTTGACAATTACACCTCAGAAAATAGAAGTTTGAGCAGTTCTCTCCAGATTGCTAGGGATGAGTCAATTCAGCATATGAGAAAGCTGGATTGCTTGAAAGCTAGGATACAGGAACTAGGGAGGAAGATGTTTTCCTTTGGTGACAGTAATCCTGTTGAGACAGCTACTGGCTTACCAAAGGAGTTCGATTGCCAAGATATAGAAACAGCAATTTGCCATGTTGAAGAACTTCATCACAAAGCTCTTGAAAAGTTTCTCCAGTGCtatcaagagaaaaaagaaagtgaagaacAGCGGGATTTTGCTCAAAAGTCCTTAAAGAACGCAGAATCTCAGCTACTTCTTGTGAAAGAGAAATCTGAGATTGATATGCAAATTTTATTCAGCAAGCTAGAAGAGTCTAATGCAAAACTGGAGCAACTCCATGCAGAATTAACTGATATGTCGGCCAAATACAAGGTTGCATCAGAAATGGATGtaaaacatgtaaaagagaaTATGATCCTAGCTGCACAACTTTCAGACCTGAAAGTTGTGCTGCAATCCGTTacagaggagaaagaaaacctTCTCCAGAAGGTCTTCACTTTGGAAAATTCTTTTAAGGAGGAGATTGAGAACACTAAGCAGATTCTTAATGATTATATtttggagaaagaaaggttGAGCATTTCACTCCAAACTGCGAGGGATGAGTCTGTCCAACAGATAAAAGAGATGAATTGCTTGAACGGAAGATTGCAGGAATTAAGGagaaagttgtttttctttggtgAGAGTAGTGTTGTTGAAACTAATGCTATTGACTTGCCAAGAGAGTTGGATTGTCAAGATGCAGAAGCAGTCATTTCTGATGTTGAGAAACTTCAACATAAAGCTCTTGAGAAGTTTCTCCAGTGCtatcaaaagaagaaggaaagtgAAGAAGAACGGGATTTAGCCCAAAGGTCATTAAAGCATGTGGAATCTCAGCTTCTGCTTCTGAAAGAGAAGTCTGAGATGGATATGAAAGTTCTGGTGGTCAATAGAGATGAATCTAATGCACGCCTAGAGCAACTCCATGCAGAATTAACTGATATGACCAGCAAATATATGGTTGCAtcagaaatagaagaaaaacttACAGAAGAGAACAGGAAGCTTTCTGTTGAACTTTCAGACATGAAGGTCATGCTGCAGTCTATTACAGTGGAAAACAAGAATCTTTTACAGAAGATATTTAGTTTAGAAAATTCTTCTTATGTGGAGATTGAAAACCACAAGAAGATACTCAATGACTATATATCAGATAACAAAAATTTGAGCATTTCTCTCCAGATTGCCAGAGATGAGGCCGTCCAACAGATGAGAGATCTCAATTCCTTGAAAGAACATTGTAAATGCTTGGAGGACGAGTTGCATTGTGTTAGAGAGTCTAAGGATCAACTTGAGGCTGCATTTGCACATCTAACGCTTGAATTGAATGAAAAGCATGAGCAAATGGTATCTTTTTCAGAACAAAAGGCTGAACTAATGCAACTCAGGAAACAGGTGTCAGATTTGTTAGTGGAAAATTCAAATATGAGGGATCTTTTGTTACATTCTGAAGAATGCCAAGGGAAGTTGAGGGAAGATATAAAATATGCGGAATCAAAACTCTGTGATCTGGAAAATAACATGGTCATAGCACAAGAATCATTGCTGAAAGCTGATATAGAAGTTATTTTCCTAAAAAGTCAGTTACATTCAAAAATAGCAGAACTTTGCAATCAGATTGCGGCtctggaaaatcatcaaatGAAGCTTCACTTGAAACTTCAAGCAACTGGTATGGCTCTGGATGATCAAATGGCAAATGAAGCCCAAAGTTTAGCACAAAATGCACATCTAACATTGGATCTCTTATCATCAAGGTCAGAGCTCAACATGTCTGCTGGGGAAGGCTTCAGAGATGTTAGCAATGATCAGCCAAATGTGGAAAGATTTAAGAACGACAGTGAGATTGAGCATCTGAATGGAATAGTTATGTGCCTTGAAGAAGAGGCCGAGGTTCTTAGATCATCTAGAGATGAGTTGGATATTACTAACTTAATTTTCGTGACCAAGTTGGATGAACTGAATAATCATATAGCATGCCTTAATGAATATGGTGACGAGCTCAACAAATTGCGAATCCAACATTCTGAACTTTCCCAGAGGCTGTCAGAGCAAGTCCTGAAGACAGAAGAGTTCAGGAACTTATCTATCTGTCTGCAGGAACTTAAACCGAGAACAGAGTCAAGTCAGGTCAATGAGAGAAAGACAGCAGATgggccttctgttgcttcacaGGAGTCTTTGAGGATTGCATTTATCAGGGAACAGTGTGAGACAAAGCTGCAAGATCTAAGATCTCAGCTGCATTTATCAAGAAAACATGGGGAAGAGTTACTGCTTAAATTGCAAATTGCACTTGATGAGCTTGAAGCTCGAAAGAAAAGTGAGGCAATCTGTATGCGGAAAAATGAAGACCTCTCCGCAAGAGTTCTTGAATTGGAGGCTGAACTTCAAAGTCTACTAGATAACATGCGAGAAAAAGTCAAGGATAACAATCAGTTGAACACTGAATTGGAAGTGTCAAGATTAAGCCTTATCTGTtgcaaggaagagaaggaaaatcttgaaatatcTCTGCAAGAATATCAGAATCAGAGAATGAAGCTATTACTAGAGCTTAGCTCTGCAAAGGAAAAGTTGAAAGCTTGTGCTGCATGCAAAT CTCAACAAGGGTTAAGTGCGGGAGAGGGTCTTCATGGGAAGCAAATATATAGTTCTTACAATGGCACAAGCTCAACCAATCCACTGAATTCTTCGAACAAAGATCCCTTGCATGGGGAAGATTTTGTGGCAGCACAAGCTTTGTTGAATGAGGAAACCAATCCTTTTCCACTG GGTAATGCTGAACTGAAGGGTACTTCACCTGAAAATTCGAGGTTGTTGCTGGTAAACAAAGGCAGACAAGCGGATGAAGACAGGGAAGAGCTGGAACCTGCCAATAGGCACATCCAagagaaaaatttattttctagCATGGAGCGCTTGCAGAAAGAG ctagaaaagatgaaaaacgAGAATTTGGCTCCGTTGCTTGACCAAAATGGACATCAAACTGACATGGTTTATGAAGAACGGTTTCAAAGAGAAGTATCACAACTGAACGTG GCAAATGAACAATTGGGTAGAATATTTCCTCGGTTCAATGAATTTCTGGAAAGTGGAAATGCATTAGAAAGAGTCCTTGCCTTGGAAATTGAATTAGCAG